A portion of the Channa argus isolate prfri chromosome 19, Channa argus male v1.0, whole genome shotgun sequence genome contains these proteins:
- the lrrc34 gene encoding leucine-rich repeat-containing protein 34 isoform X3, translating to MLDNEKLSSFYEAVCAEHQTQINPHILGVLKESTLTGFDLKLPGNNRLRQIQRLNDEDVRVLSKCLQSKRVRAGLHLQYNNITDAAVVHLADLLQEENSALCSLDLMFNNIQTDGAEVLAKSLQGNSSLISLTLSGNKVGNRGAMHLASMLQVNSTLQELELADCDLATQSVIAFAIVLKSNKSLRSLDISRPLLFSHQDECLVHFSEMLVVNSSLVELHLGKMGLTDTGMERLAEGLRLNHGLRYLDLHCNRVSRDGAFHLSEMLKRNRTLEIVDLSFNRIEDEGALYLSQAITSPGCILTELSVKSNNIGTEGLLALARARKAKTSLSHIYIWGNHLEEPVCQAFSELISSGRLLPEQTDVSAYEVDGHVFLAEVFHSVRRHHTAAQAQKSNNTPRFKT from the exons ATGCTAGATAACGAAAAGCTTTCTTCGTTTTACGAAGCTGTCTGCGCAGAACACCAGACCCAAATAAATCCACACATTTTGGGGGTTTTGAAGGAGTCGACGTTAACTGG TTTTGACTTAAAACTGCCAGGAAACAACAGACTGAGACAAATTCAGAGGCTTAATGATGAAGACGTCCGCGTTCTCTCTAAATGTCTGCAAAGCAAGCGTGTGAGAG CAGGTCTTCATTTGCAGTACAATAACATAACAGATGCAGCGGTTGTACACCTTGCTGACCTCTTACAG GAAGAGAATTCAGCTCTGTGCTCTCTGGACCTGATGTTCAACAACATACAGACAGATGGAGCTGAAGTCCTCGCCAAGAGCCTGCAG GGTAACAGCAGCCTGATCTCCCTCACGCTGTCAGGTAACAAGGTCGGGAACAGAGGAGCCATGCACCTGGCCAGCATGCTGCAGGTGAACAGCACTCTgcaggagctggagctggctgactgtgacctg GCCACTCAGAGTGTGATCGCATTCGCCATTGTGTTGAAAAGCAACAAGAGCCTTCGCTCTCTCGACATCAGCCGACCGCTGCTCTTCAGCCATCAG GACGAGTGCCTGGTGCACTTCTCTGAGATGCTGGTGGTGAACAGCAGCCTGGTGGAGCTCCACCTGGGGAAGATGGGGTTGACCGACACTGGGATGGAGAGGCTGGCTGAAGGCCTCCGGCTTAATCACGGCCTGCGTTACCTGGACCTGCACTG taACCGAGTGAGTCGTGATGGCGCATTCCACCTTTCTGAGATGCTGAAGCGGAACCGGACTCTGGAGATAGTAGATCTGTCGTTCAATCGGATCGAAGATGAAGGTGCTTTGTATTTGAGTCAAGCCATCACCTCGCCAGGCTGCATCCTGACAGA GCTGTCTGTCAAGAGTAACAACATTGGGACTGAGGGTTTACTGGCTTTAGCTCGGGCTAGGAAAGCTAAGACATCCCTGTCCCACATCTACATCTGGGGAAACCACCTGGAGGAGCCGGTCTGCCAG GCCTTCAGCGAGCTGATATCCAGCGGCCGCCTGCTGCCAGAGCAGACAGACGTCAGCGCGTACGAGGTGGACGGTCACGTGTTCCTCGCAGAGGTCTTCCACAGTGTGAGGAGACACCATACAGCTGCACAGGCTCAGAAATCCAACAACACACCAAGATTTAAAACCTGA
- the lrrc34 gene encoding leucine-rich repeat-containing protein 34 isoform X4, producing MLDNEKLSSFYEAVCAEHQTQINPHILGVLKESTLTGFDLKLPGNNRLRQIQRLNDEDVRVLSKCLQSKRVRGLHLQYNNITDAAVVHLADLLQEENSALCSLDLMFNNIQTDGAEVLAKSLQGNSSLISLTLSGNKVGNRGAMHLASMLQVNSTLQELELADCDLATQSVIAFAIVLKSNKSLRSLDISRPLLFSHQDECLVHFSEMLVVNSSLVELHLGKMGLTDTGMERLAEGLRLNHGLRYLDLHCNRVSRDGAFHLSEMLKRNRTLEIVDLSFNRIEDEGALYLSQAITSPGCILTELSVKSNNIGTEGLLALARARKAKTSLSHIYIWGNHLEEPVCQAFSELISSGRLLPEQTDVSAYEVDGHVFLAEVFHSVRRHHTAAQAQKSNNTPRFKT from the exons ATGCTAGATAACGAAAAGCTTTCTTCGTTTTACGAAGCTGTCTGCGCAGAACACCAGACCCAAATAAATCCACACATTTTGGGGGTTTTGAAGGAGTCGACGTTAACTGG TTTTGACTTAAAACTGCCAGGAAACAACAGACTGAGACAAATTCAGAGGCTTAATGATGAAGACGTCCGCGTTCTCTCTAAATGTCTGCAAAGCAAGCGTGTGAGAG GTCTTCATTTGCAGTACAATAACATAACAGATGCAGCGGTTGTACACCTTGCTGACCTCTTACAG GAAGAGAATTCAGCTCTGTGCTCTCTGGACCTGATGTTCAACAACATACAGACAGATGGAGCTGAAGTCCTCGCCAAGAGCCTGCAG GGTAACAGCAGCCTGATCTCCCTCACGCTGTCAGGTAACAAGGTCGGGAACAGAGGAGCCATGCACCTGGCCAGCATGCTGCAGGTGAACAGCACTCTgcaggagctggagctggctgactgtgacctg GCCACTCAGAGTGTGATCGCATTCGCCATTGTGTTGAAAAGCAACAAGAGCCTTCGCTCTCTCGACATCAGCCGACCGCTGCTCTTCAGCCATCAG GACGAGTGCCTGGTGCACTTCTCTGAGATGCTGGTGGTGAACAGCAGCCTGGTGGAGCTCCACCTGGGGAAGATGGGGTTGACCGACACTGGGATGGAGAGGCTGGCTGAAGGCCTCCGGCTTAATCACGGCCTGCGTTACCTGGACCTGCACTG taACCGAGTGAGTCGTGATGGCGCATTCCACCTTTCTGAGATGCTGAAGCGGAACCGGACTCTGGAGATAGTAGATCTGTCGTTCAATCGGATCGAAGATGAAGGTGCTTTGTATTTGAGTCAAGCCATCACCTCGCCAGGCTGCATCCTGACAGA GCTGTCTGTCAAGAGTAACAACATTGGGACTGAGGGTTTACTGGCTTTAGCTCGGGCTAGGAAAGCTAAGACATCCCTGTCCCACATCTACATCTGGGGAAACCACCTGGAGGAGCCGGTCTGCCAG GCCTTCAGCGAGCTGATATCCAGCGGCCGCCTGCTGCCAGAGCAGACAGACGTCAGCGCGTACGAGGTGGACGGTCACGTGTTCCTCGCAGAGGTCTTCCACAGTGTGAGGAGACACCATACAGCTGCACAGGCTCAGAAATCCAACAACACACCAAGATTTAAAACCTGA
- the lrrc34 gene encoding leucine-rich repeat-containing protein 34 isoform X1, which translates to MLDNEKLSSFYEAVCAEHQTQINPHILGVLKESTLTGSFDLKLPGNNRLRQIQRLNDEDVRVLSKCLQSKRVRAGLHLQYNNITDAAVVHLADLLQEENSALCSLDLMFNNIQTDGAEVLAKSLQGNSSLISLTLSGNKVGNRGAMHLASMLQVNSTLQELELADCDLATQSVIAFAIVLKSNKSLRSLDISRPLLFSHQDECLVHFSEMLVVNSSLVELHLGKMGLTDTGMERLAEGLRLNHGLRYLDLHCNRVSRDGAFHLSEMLKRNRTLEIVDLSFNRIEDEGALYLSQAITSPGCILTELSVKSNNIGTEGLLALARARKAKTSLSHIYIWGNHLEEPVCQAFSELISSGRLLPEQTDVSAYEVDGHVFLAEVFHSVRRHHTAAQAQKSNNTPRFKT; encoded by the exons ATGCTAGATAACGAAAAGCTTTCTTCGTTTTACGAAGCTGTCTGCGCAGAACACCAGACCCAAATAAATCCACACATTTTGGGGGTTTTGAAGGAGTCGACGTTAACTGG AAGTTTTGACTTAAAACTGCCAGGAAACAACAGACTGAGACAAATTCAGAGGCTTAATGATGAAGACGTCCGCGTTCTCTCTAAATGTCTGCAAAGCAAGCGTGTGAGAG CAGGTCTTCATTTGCAGTACAATAACATAACAGATGCAGCGGTTGTACACCTTGCTGACCTCTTACAG GAAGAGAATTCAGCTCTGTGCTCTCTGGACCTGATGTTCAACAACATACAGACAGATGGAGCTGAAGTCCTCGCCAAGAGCCTGCAG GGTAACAGCAGCCTGATCTCCCTCACGCTGTCAGGTAACAAGGTCGGGAACAGAGGAGCCATGCACCTGGCCAGCATGCTGCAGGTGAACAGCACTCTgcaggagctggagctggctgactgtgacctg GCCACTCAGAGTGTGATCGCATTCGCCATTGTGTTGAAAAGCAACAAGAGCCTTCGCTCTCTCGACATCAGCCGACCGCTGCTCTTCAGCCATCAG GACGAGTGCCTGGTGCACTTCTCTGAGATGCTGGTGGTGAACAGCAGCCTGGTGGAGCTCCACCTGGGGAAGATGGGGTTGACCGACACTGGGATGGAGAGGCTGGCTGAAGGCCTCCGGCTTAATCACGGCCTGCGTTACCTGGACCTGCACTG taACCGAGTGAGTCGTGATGGCGCATTCCACCTTTCTGAGATGCTGAAGCGGAACCGGACTCTGGAGATAGTAGATCTGTCGTTCAATCGGATCGAAGATGAAGGTGCTTTGTATTTGAGTCAAGCCATCACCTCGCCAGGCTGCATCCTGACAGA GCTGTCTGTCAAGAGTAACAACATTGGGACTGAGGGTTTACTGGCTTTAGCTCGGGCTAGGAAAGCTAAGACATCCCTGTCCCACATCTACATCTGGGGAAACCACCTGGAGGAGCCGGTCTGCCAG GCCTTCAGCGAGCTGATATCCAGCGGCCGCCTGCTGCCAGAGCAGACAGACGTCAGCGCGTACGAGGTGGACGGTCACGTGTTCCTCGCAGAGGTCTTCCACAGTGTGAGGAGACACCATACAGCTGCACAGGCTCAGAAATCCAACAACACACCAAGATTTAAAACCTGA
- the lrrc34 gene encoding leucine-rich repeat-containing protein 34 isoform X2 — MLDNEKLSSFYEAVCAEHQTQINPHILGVLKESTLTGSFDLKLPGNNRLRQIQRLNDEDVRVLSKCLQSKRVRGLHLQYNNITDAAVVHLADLLQEENSALCSLDLMFNNIQTDGAEVLAKSLQGNSSLISLTLSGNKVGNRGAMHLASMLQVNSTLQELELADCDLATQSVIAFAIVLKSNKSLRSLDISRPLLFSHQDECLVHFSEMLVVNSSLVELHLGKMGLTDTGMERLAEGLRLNHGLRYLDLHCNRVSRDGAFHLSEMLKRNRTLEIVDLSFNRIEDEGALYLSQAITSPGCILTELSVKSNNIGTEGLLALARARKAKTSLSHIYIWGNHLEEPVCQAFSELISSGRLLPEQTDVSAYEVDGHVFLAEVFHSVRRHHTAAQAQKSNNTPRFKT, encoded by the exons ATGCTAGATAACGAAAAGCTTTCTTCGTTTTACGAAGCTGTCTGCGCAGAACACCAGACCCAAATAAATCCACACATTTTGGGGGTTTTGAAGGAGTCGACGTTAACTGG AAGTTTTGACTTAAAACTGCCAGGAAACAACAGACTGAGACAAATTCAGAGGCTTAATGATGAAGACGTCCGCGTTCTCTCTAAATGTCTGCAAAGCAAGCGTGTGAGAG GTCTTCATTTGCAGTACAATAACATAACAGATGCAGCGGTTGTACACCTTGCTGACCTCTTACAG GAAGAGAATTCAGCTCTGTGCTCTCTGGACCTGATGTTCAACAACATACAGACAGATGGAGCTGAAGTCCTCGCCAAGAGCCTGCAG GGTAACAGCAGCCTGATCTCCCTCACGCTGTCAGGTAACAAGGTCGGGAACAGAGGAGCCATGCACCTGGCCAGCATGCTGCAGGTGAACAGCACTCTgcaggagctggagctggctgactgtgacctg GCCACTCAGAGTGTGATCGCATTCGCCATTGTGTTGAAAAGCAACAAGAGCCTTCGCTCTCTCGACATCAGCCGACCGCTGCTCTTCAGCCATCAG GACGAGTGCCTGGTGCACTTCTCTGAGATGCTGGTGGTGAACAGCAGCCTGGTGGAGCTCCACCTGGGGAAGATGGGGTTGACCGACACTGGGATGGAGAGGCTGGCTGAAGGCCTCCGGCTTAATCACGGCCTGCGTTACCTGGACCTGCACTG taACCGAGTGAGTCGTGATGGCGCATTCCACCTTTCTGAGATGCTGAAGCGGAACCGGACTCTGGAGATAGTAGATCTGTCGTTCAATCGGATCGAAGATGAAGGTGCTTTGTATTTGAGTCAAGCCATCACCTCGCCAGGCTGCATCCTGACAGA GCTGTCTGTCAAGAGTAACAACATTGGGACTGAGGGTTTACTGGCTTTAGCTCGGGCTAGGAAAGCTAAGACATCCCTGTCCCACATCTACATCTGGGGAAACCACCTGGAGGAGCCGGTCTGCCAG GCCTTCAGCGAGCTGATATCCAGCGGCCGCCTGCTGCCAGAGCAGACAGACGTCAGCGCGTACGAGGTGGACGGTCACGTGTTCCTCGCAGAGGTCTTCCACAGTGTGAGGAGACACCATACAGCTGCACAGGCTCAGAAATCCAACAACACACCAAGATTTAAAACCTGA